A region of Streptomyces sp. WMMC500 DNA encodes the following proteins:
- the ilvN gene encoding acetolactate synthase small subunit, which yields MSKHTLSVLVENKPGILARISAMFFRRGFNIDSLAVGTTEHPDISRMTIVVNVEDQPLEQVTKQLNKLVNVLKIVELEPGAAVQRELVLVKVRADNETRSQVVEIVQLFRAKTVDVSPEAVTIEATGSGEKLEAMLKMLEPYGIKELVQSGTIAIGRGARSITDRSLRALDRTA from the coding sequence ATGTCCAAGCACACGCTCTCGGTCCTGGTGGAGAACAAGCCGGGCATCCTGGCCAGGATCTCCGCGATGTTCTTCCGCCGCGGATTCAACATCGACTCCCTCGCCGTCGGCACCACCGAGCACCCGGACATCTCCCGGATGACGATCGTGGTGAACGTCGAGGACCAGCCCCTGGAACAGGTCACCAAGCAGCTCAACAAGCTCGTCAACGTGCTGAAGATCGTCGAACTGGAGCCGGGCGCGGCGGTGCAGCGCGAACTCGTCCTGGTGAAGGTGCGCGCCGACAACGAGACCCGCTCCCAGGTCGTCGAGATCGTCCAGCTCTTCCGCGCCAAGACCGTGGACGTCTCCCCGGAGGCGGTCACGATCGAGGCCACCGGCAGCGGCGAGAAGCTGGAGGCGATGCTGAAGATGCTGGAGCCGTACGGCATCAAGGAGCTGGTCCAGTCCGGCACGATCGCCATCGGCCGCGGCGCCCGCTCCATCACGGACCGCTCGCTGCGCGCCCTCGACAGAACGGCGTAG
- a CDS encoding 2-hydroxyacid dehydrogenase, with translation MWLPIPPDEIAGLPPELDYVHWDAEPEFPADPAQCVFLVAPYMRQITHDPVPRMRALKVLQTLTAGVDAYLPALSALPPGARLCNARGVHEASTAELALTLTLASLRGIPDFVRRQDAEEWRTGFHPSLADKTVLILGYGAIGSAVEDRLAGFECERVVRIARSPRTTPRGPVHSLADVRELLPAADVVIVTTPLTDATRGLVDAGFLARMKDGALLVNVARGAVVDTKALLDEVEPGRLRAALDVTDPEPLPPGHPLWHAPGVLVSPHTGGPTSAFRPRAERLLRAQLRRFAAGEPVEHVVAVA, from the coding sequence GTGTGGCTGCCGATTCCGCCGGACGAGATCGCCGGGCTGCCGCCGGAGCTGGACTACGTGCACTGGGACGCCGAGCCCGAGTTCCCCGCCGACCCGGCGCAGTGCGTGTTCCTCGTGGCGCCGTACATGCGGCAGATCACCCACGACCCGGTGCCGCGGATGCGCGCGCTGAAGGTGCTGCAGACGCTGACCGCCGGCGTCGACGCCTATCTGCCCGCGCTCTCCGCGCTGCCGCCGGGGGCCAGGCTGTGCAACGCCCGCGGGGTGCACGAGGCGTCGACCGCCGAACTCGCGCTCACGCTCACCCTCGCGTCGCTGCGCGGCATCCCCGACTTCGTACGCCGCCAGGACGCGGAGGAGTGGCGCACCGGCTTCCACCCGTCGCTCGCCGACAAGACCGTGCTGATCCTCGGCTACGGCGCCATCGGAAGCGCGGTGGAGGACCGGCTTGCGGGCTTCGAGTGCGAGCGGGTCGTACGCATCGCGCGCTCCCCCCGCACCACACCGCGCGGTCCGGTCCACTCCCTCGCCGACGTACGGGAGTTGCTGCCCGCCGCCGACGTGGTGATCGTGACGACCCCGCTGACCGACGCCACCCGGGGCCTGGTCGACGCCGGGTTCCTGGCCCGGATGAAGGACGGCGCGCTGCTCGTGAACGTCGCCCGCGGCGCCGTCGTGGACACGAAGGCCCTGCTGGACGAGGTGGAGCCGGGCCGGCTGCGGGCCGCGCTCGACGTGACGGACCCCGAGCCGCTGCCGCCGGGCCACCCGCTGTGGCACGCCCCCGGAGTGCTCGTCAGCCCGCACACCGGCGGGCCCACGTCCGCGTTCCGGCCGCGCGCGGAGAGGCTGCTGCGCGCCCAGTTGCGGCGGTTCGCCGCCGGTGAACCGGTGGAGCACGTGGTCGCCGTTGCCTGA
- the ilvC gene encoding ketol-acid reductoisomerase: MAELFYDDDADLSIIQGRKVAVLGYGSQGHAHALSLRDSGVDVRVGLHEGSKSRAKAEEQGLRVVTPAEAAAEADVIMMLVPDPVQGQVYEESVKDNLKDGDALFFGHGLNIRYGFVKPPANVDVCMVAPKGPGHLVRRQFEEGRGVPCIAAVEQDATGGGFALALSYAKAIGGTRAGVIKTTFTEETETDLFGEQAVLCGGTSALVKAGFETLVEAGYQPEIAYFECLHELKLIVDLMYEGGLEKMRWSVSETAEWGDYVSGPRIINDGTKAEMKKILGEIQDGSFAKDWMAEYHNGLPRYNEYKKKDSDHLIETTGKELRKLMSWVDDKD; the protein is encoded by the coding sequence GTGGCCGAGCTGTTCTACGACGACGACGCCGACCTGTCCATCATCCAGGGCCGCAAGGTCGCGGTCCTCGGCTACGGCAGCCAGGGCCACGCCCACGCGCTGTCGCTGCGCGACTCCGGCGTGGACGTCCGCGTCGGCCTGCACGAGGGCTCCAAGTCCCGGGCGAAGGCCGAGGAGCAGGGCCTGCGCGTCGTCACTCCCGCCGAGGCCGCCGCCGAGGCCGACGTGATCATGATGCTGGTGCCGGACCCGGTCCAGGGCCAGGTCTACGAGGAGTCCGTGAAGGACAACCTCAAGGACGGCGACGCGCTGTTCTTCGGCCACGGCCTCAACATCCGCTACGGCTTCGTCAAGCCGCCCGCCAACGTCGACGTCTGCATGGTCGCCCCGAAGGGCCCGGGCCACCTGGTCCGCCGCCAGTTCGAGGAGGGTCGCGGCGTGCCGTGCATCGCGGCCGTCGAGCAGGACGCCACCGGAGGCGGCTTCGCGCTGGCCCTGTCGTACGCGAAGGCGATCGGCGGCACCCGCGCCGGCGTCATCAAGACCACCTTCACCGAGGAGACCGAGACCGACCTCTTCGGCGAGCAGGCCGTGCTCTGCGGCGGCACCTCGGCGCTGGTCAAGGCCGGCTTCGAGACTCTGGTCGAGGCGGGCTACCAGCCCGAGATCGCGTACTTCGAGTGCCTGCACGAGCTGAAGCTCATCGTGGACCTCATGTACGAGGGCGGCCTGGAGAAGATGCGCTGGTCGGTCTCCGAGACCGCCGAGTGGGGCGACTACGTCTCCGGCCCGCGGATCATCAACGACGGCACCAAGGCCGAGATGAAGAAGATCCTCGGCGAGATCCAGGACGGCTCGTTCGCCAAGGACTGGATGGCGGAGTACCACAACGGCCTGCCGCGCTACAACGAGTACAAGAAGAAGGACAGTGACCACCTGATCGAGACCACCGGCAAGGAGCTGCGGAAGCTCATGAGCTGGGTGGACGACAAGGACTGA
- a CDS encoding EAL domain-containing protein, which yields MPAGVVPQLVLALLCAGYATGAALGWGSPRVALIMGDFGLSAAAFAAAFSCLYYARIRQDRFRPAWLMFGVSSAMAGIGNGIWGWYEVVLQRPLPEASVADFFFLLFAPPAVIGLLVLARRPVSRAGWICLGLDTWLIGGSLLTISWTLALAHAAGDDESVPRVALSLAYPLLDIVLVSMVLALHFRRTAAGRSAINTAIGALVLTVLCDALFTSPLLQEQYRSGQLLDAGWFAGSVLLAYAPWVGRGEEAEEVEEIDLAGAAGAAGPAGPAGEPGEVDGAGKRGREERARPIAGHIGALAPYLAAGVCTLGILYNLLDGRSVDRVVLMTACTVVLALVVRQAIMLLDNISLTQELAQKENHFRSLVQGSSDVIMIAAPSGVLRYVSPAALGVYGTDPEELVGCELAGLIHPDDLGRVLHEVRRFLSAPPGGARSIRIECRFRAGRGRRGGPGAGDEGAYGEDGWLNVESTVNRHHNGLIFNSRDVTERVRLQAQLQHSASHDALTDLPNRALFTERVGHALGGRRAGDANAAVLFIDLDGFKAVNDTVGHAAGDELLIQAGRRLQESIRSGDSAARLGGDEFAVLLVGGAAGENRSDGTVRERRTREVADRLRVRLSEPYTAGGVEVRVAASIGVAFAEPGSTPADLMRNADLAMYRAKQAGKARVELYAPQMQAEVVRRIEMANRLRSALDDGQFTLVHQPVVELSSGRLAALSAQPRWRSAQGIVHTPAEFMQGPPDTGGRGGGQDRARAAELARWLLEATVEQAAARYEAGMGIPVTVRLSAARLTDRSMSPPLVEALLMRHGLPPGALTVEVADSDARAGMDELERRLVALRRLGVRIALDGFGSGHAAIAALRRLPVDVLKLDRGLVDGLAESPRLRAIAAGMIGIAGELGLDSTAEGVDLPEQAEVLRALGCRHAQGMAYCEPLEEERVRDALALGAFALPEEDPSAIALT from the coding sequence ATGCCCGCGGGGGTCGTACCCCAGTTGGTCCTCGCGCTGCTCTGCGCGGGGTACGCCACCGGTGCCGCTCTGGGCTGGGGCTCTCCCCGGGTCGCCCTGATCATGGGGGACTTCGGGCTGAGCGCGGCGGCGTTCGCGGCCGCCTTCTCGTGTCTCTACTACGCGCGTATCCGCCAGGACCGCTTTCGCCCGGCCTGGCTCATGTTCGGCGTCTCGTCCGCCATGGCGGGCATCGGCAACGGCATCTGGGGCTGGTACGAGGTCGTGCTCCAGCGGCCGCTGCCGGAGGCGTCCGTCGCGGACTTCTTCTTCCTGCTCTTCGCGCCACCCGCGGTCATCGGCCTGCTGGTGCTCGCCCGGCGGCCGGTGAGCAGGGCGGGCTGGATCTGCCTGGGCCTGGACACCTGGCTCATCGGCGGCTCCCTGCTCACCATCTCCTGGACCCTCGCCCTGGCGCACGCCGCGGGGGACGACGAGTCGGTGCCGCGCGTCGCGCTCTCGCTCGCGTACCCGCTGCTGGACATCGTGCTGGTGAGCATGGTGCTGGCGCTGCACTTCCGGCGCACCGCCGCGGGCCGCTCCGCGATCAACACGGCGATCGGCGCGCTCGTGCTCACGGTGCTGTGCGACGCGCTGTTCACCTCGCCGCTGCTCCAGGAGCAGTACCGCTCGGGACAGTTGCTGGACGCCGGCTGGTTCGCCGGCTCGGTCCTGCTCGCGTACGCCCCGTGGGTCGGCAGAGGCGAGGAAGCCGAAGAAGTCGAAGAGATCGATCTCGCCGGCGCAGCCGGGGCGGCAGGTCCGGCCGGGCCGGCCGGGGAGCCCGGGGAAGTGGACGGCGCCGGGAAGCGCGGCCGGGAGGAGCGCGCCCGGCCCATCGCCGGGCACATCGGCGCGCTCGCACCGTACCTCGCGGCCGGCGTGTGCACGCTGGGGATCCTGTACAACCTGCTGGACGGCCGCAGCGTGGACCGCGTGGTGCTCATGACCGCGTGCACGGTGGTGCTGGCGCTCGTCGTACGCCAGGCGATCATGCTGCTCGACAACATCAGCCTCACCCAGGAGCTCGCCCAGAAGGAGAACCACTTCCGTTCGCTCGTGCAGGGTTCCAGCGACGTCATCATGATCGCGGCGCCGTCCGGCGTGCTGCGCTACGTCAGCCCCGCGGCCCTCGGGGTCTACGGCACCGACCCGGAGGAACTGGTCGGCTGCGAGCTGGCCGGGCTCATCCACCCCGACGACCTGGGCCGGGTGCTGCACGAGGTGCGGAGGTTCCTGTCGGCGCCGCCCGGCGGCGCCCGGTCGATCCGCATCGAGTGCCGCTTCCGGGCCGGCAGAGGCCGCCGCGGGGGCCCCGGCGCCGGTGACGAGGGCGCGTACGGCGAGGACGGCTGGCTGAACGTCGAGTCGACGGTCAACCGGCACCACAACGGCCTGATCTTCAACTCCCGGGACGTCACCGAGCGTGTCCGCCTCCAGGCGCAGTTGCAGCACAGCGCCTCTCACGACGCGCTCACCGACCTGCCGAACCGCGCGCTGTTCACCGAGCGCGTCGGGCACGCGCTCGGCGGCAGGCGGGCCGGGGACGCGAACGCCGCCGTGCTCTTCATCGACCTCGACGGCTTCAAGGCGGTCAACGACACCGTCGGCCACGCCGCCGGCGACGAGCTGCTCATCCAGGCCGGCCGCCGGCTGCAGGAGTCGATCCGCTCCGGGGACTCGGCTGCCCGGCTCGGCGGCGACGAGTTCGCCGTGCTGCTCGTCGGCGGCGCGGCGGGCGAGAACCGGTCGGACGGCACCGTGCGCGAGCGGCGCACCCGCGAGGTCGCCGACCGGCTGCGGGTGCGGCTCTCCGAGCCGTACACGGCGGGCGGCGTCGAGGTGCGGGTCGCGGCCAGCATCGGCGTGGCCTTCGCCGAGCCCGGCAGCACGCCCGCGGACCTGATGCGCAACGCCGACCTGGCGATGTACCGCGCCAAGCAGGCCGGCAAGGCGCGCGTCGAGCTGTACGCGCCGCAGATGCAGGCCGAAGTGGTGCGCCGCATAGAGATGGCGAACCGGCTGCGCTCCGCCCTGGACGACGGGCAGTTCACGCTCGTGCACCAGCCGGTGGTGGAGCTGTCGAGCGGGCGTCTGGCGGCGCTGTCGGCGCAGCCGCGCTGGCGCTCGGCGCAGGGCATCGTGCACACGCCCGCCGAGTTCATGCAGGGCCCGCCGGACACCGGCGGGCGCGGCGGCGGGCAGGACCGGGCCCGCGCGGCGGAGCTGGCGCGCTGGCTGCTGGAGGCGACGGTCGAGCAGGCCGCCGCGCGGTACGAGGCGGGCATGGGCATCCCCGTGACCGTACGGCTGTCCGCCGCCCGGCTCACCGATCGGAGCATGTCCCCGCCGCTGGTGGAGGCCCTGCTGATGCGCCACGGGCTGCCGCCCGGGGCGCTGACCGTCGAGGTCGCCGACAGCGACGCCCGGGCGGGCATGGACGAGCTGGAGCGGCGCCTGGTCGCGCTGCGCCGCCTCGGCGTGCGCATCGCGCTCGACGGCTTCGGCAGCGGGCACGCCGCCATCGCCGCGCTGCGCCGGCTGCCGGTGGACGTGCTCAAGCTGGACCGGGGCCTGGTCGACGGCCTGGCCGAGTCGCCCCGGCTGCGCGCCATCGCCGCCGGGATGATCGGCATCGCCGGCGAGCTGGGCCTGGACTCGACGGCCGAGGGGGTCGACCTGCCCGAGCAGGCCGAGGTGCTGCGCGCGCTGGGCTGCCGGCACGCGCAGGGCATGGCCTACTGCGAACCACTTGAGGAGGAGCGGGTACGGGACGCACTGGCCCTGGGAGCGTTCGCGCTTCCGGAGGAGGACCCTTCGGCCATTGCGCTCACATAG
- a CDS encoding acetolactate synthase large subunit, with amino-acid sequence MTEQAPPRSEPHPQPPRARNGGQSRVPGHTPADKTVTGAQSLILALEAVGADTVFGIPGGTILPAYDPLMDSTKVRHVLVRHEQGAGHAATGYAQATGKVGVCMATSGPGATNLVTPIADAHMDSVPLVAITGQVVVKSIGTDAFQEADICGITMPITKHNFLVTDPADIPRVISEAFHIAATGRPGPVLVDIAKDTLQSPTVFSWPPRHELPGYRPVTKPHAKQIREAARLVGAARRPVLYVGGGVLKARATAELKVLAELTGAPVVTTLMGLGAFPDTHPQHLGMPGMHGTVAAVTSLQKSDLIVALGARFDDRVTGRLDTFAPYAKIVHADIDPAEIGKNREADVPIVGDAREVIADLIVAVQSEHEQGDGQGGSPAAGTARYAEWWQQLNRWRETYPLGYDLPADGTLSPQQVIQRIGELAPEGTVYTAGVGQHQMWAAHYIDYDKPRTWLNSGGAGTMGYAVPAAMGAKAGAPEATVWAIDGDGCFQMTNQELVTCALNGIPIKVAIINNGALGMVRQWQTLFYNRRYSNTALHSGSHGNGNGNGNGNGDGGAESAGGAEERARQAAGTRCPDFVKLAEAMGCVGLRCEDPEQLDAVIEKANAINDRPVVVDFIVHQDAMVWPMVAAGTSNDEIMAARDVRPDFGDGEDD; translated from the coding sequence ATGACCGAGCAGGCTCCCCCGCGAAGTGAGCCCCACCCGCAACCACCGCGGGCCCGCAACGGGGGACAGTCCCGCGTCCCGGGGCACACACCGGCAGACAAGACCGTGACGGGCGCGCAGTCCCTCATCCTCGCCCTGGAGGCCGTGGGCGCGGACACGGTGTTCGGCATTCCCGGCGGGACCATCCTCCCCGCGTACGACCCGCTGATGGACTCCACCAAGGTCCGGCACGTCCTCGTCCGCCACGAGCAGGGCGCGGGGCACGCCGCCACCGGGTACGCGCAGGCCACCGGCAAGGTGGGCGTCTGCATGGCCACCTCGGGACCGGGCGCGACCAACCTCGTCACGCCCATCGCCGACGCGCACATGGACTCCGTGCCGCTGGTGGCGATCACCGGCCAGGTGGTGGTCAAGTCGATCGGCACGGACGCCTTCCAGGAGGCGGACATCTGCGGCATCACCATGCCGATCACGAAGCACAACTTCCTGGTCACGGACCCCGCGGACATCCCGCGGGTGATCTCCGAGGCGTTCCACATCGCCGCCACCGGCCGCCCGGGCCCCGTGCTGGTCGACATCGCCAAGGACACGCTGCAGTCGCCCACGGTCTTCTCCTGGCCGCCCCGGCACGAGCTGCCCGGCTACCGCCCGGTGACCAAGCCGCACGCGAAGCAGATCCGCGAGGCCGCCCGGCTCGTCGGCGCCGCCCGGCGCCCGGTGCTCTACGTCGGCGGCGGCGTGCTCAAGGCCCGCGCCACCGCCGAGCTGAAGGTGCTCGCGGAGCTGACCGGCGCACCGGTCGTCACCACCCTGATGGGCCTCGGCGCCTTCCCCGACACCCATCCGCAGCACCTGGGCATGCCGGGCATGCACGGCACGGTGGCCGCCGTCACCTCGCTGCAGAAGTCCGACCTGATCGTGGCCCTCGGCGCCCGGTTCGACGACCGGGTGACCGGCAGGCTGGACACGTTCGCGCCGTACGCCAAGATCGTGCACGCCGACATCGACCCCGCGGAGATCGGCAAGAACCGCGAGGCGGACGTGCCCATCGTCGGCGACGCGCGCGAGGTCATCGCCGACCTGATCGTGGCGGTGCAGAGCGAGCACGAGCAGGGCGACGGGCAGGGCGGGAGCCCCGCCGCCGGCACCGCCCGCTACGCGGAGTGGTGGCAGCAGCTCAACCGCTGGCGCGAGACGTACCCGCTCGGCTACGACCTGCCCGCCGACGGCACGCTGTCGCCGCAGCAGGTGATCCAGCGCATCGGCGAGCTGGCCCCCGAGGGCACGGTCTACACCGCGGGCGTCGGGCAGCACCAGATGTGGGCGGCCCACTACATCGACTACGACAAGCCCCGCACCTGGCTGAACTCCGGCGGCGCCGGGACCATGGGCTACGCCGTCCCGGCCGCCATGGGCGCGAAGGCCGGCGCGCCGGAGGCGACGGTCTGGGCCATCGACGGCGACGGCTGCTTCCAGATGACCAACCAGGAACTGGTCACCTGCGCGCTGAACGGCATCCCGATCAAGGTCGCGATCATCAACAACGGCGCGCTGGGCATGGTCCGCCAGTGGCAGACCCTCTTCTACAACCGCCGCTACTCCAACACCGCGCTGCACTCCGGCTCCCACGGCAACGGCAACGGCAATGGAAACGGCAACGGCGACGGCGGCGCCGAGAGCGCGGGCGGCGCCGAGGAGCGGGCCCGCCAGGCCGCCGGCACCCGCTGCCCGGACTTCGTCAAGCTCGCCGAGGCCATGGGCTGCGTCGGCCTGCGCTGCGAGGACCCGGAGCAGCTCGACGCCGTCATCGAGAAGGCCAACGCCATCAACGACCGGCCCGTCGTCGTGGACTTCATCGTCCACCAGGACGCGATGGTCTGGCCGATGGTCGCGGCCGGCACCTCCAACGACGAGATCATGGCCGCGCGCGACGTCCGCCCGGACTTCGGCGACGGCGAAGACGACTGA